In the genome of Capra hircus breed San Clemente chromosome 5, ASM170441v1, whole genome shotgun sequence, one region contains:
- the LOC102182100 gene encoding protein MEMO1 isoform X2, with protein sequence MQGLRPVGLVLLMLTNKWIHLSPGEFSSLGLLIMCPSLDVHFPVWIYIEHLCMTFVLTKRFTENYGRQECLNACLCRQMKMNTVLKCICLIQLKPWKGQRFRYSYYDESQGEIYRSIEHLDKMGMSIIEQLDPVSFSNYLKKYHNTICGRHPTGVLLNAITELQKNGMNVSFPFLNYAQSSQGRDWQDSSVSDAAGALTVH encoded by the exons ATGCAGGGTCTACGTCCTGTGGGTCTTGTGCTGCTCATGCTTACAAACAAGTGGATCCATCTATCACCCGGAGAATTTTCATCCTTGGGCCTTCTCATCATGTGCCCCTCTCTCGATGTGCACTTTCCAGTGTGGATATATATAGAACACCTCTGTATGACCTTCGTATTGACCAAAAGATTTACGGAGAACTATGGAAGACAGGAATGTTTGAACGCATGTCTCTGCAGACAGATGAAGATGAACACAGTATTGAAATGCATTTGCCTTATACAGCTAAAGCCATGGAA GGGTCAAAGGTTCCGTTACAGTTACTATGATGAATCCCAGGGGGAGATTTATAGATCCATTGAACATCTAGATAAAATGGGTATGAGTATTATAGAACAATTAGATCCTGTATCTTTTAGCAATTACTTGAAGAAATACCATAATACTATATGTGGAAGACATCCCACTGGGGTGTTATTAAATGCTATCACAGAGCTGCAGAAGAATGGAATGAATGTGAGCTTTCCCTTTTTGAATTATGCCCAGTCCAGCCAGGGTAGAGACTGGCAAGACAGTTCAGTGAGTGATGCAGCTGGAGCACTCACGGTTCACTGA
- the LOC102182100 gene encoding protein MEMO1 isoform X1 produces the protein MANRVVCREASHAGSWHTASGPQLNAQLEGWLSQAQSTERPARAIIAPHAGSTSCGSCAAHAYKQVDPSITRRIFILGPSHHVPLSRCALSSVDIYRTPLYDLRIDQKIYGELWKTGMFERMSLQTDEDEHSIEMHLPYTAKAMESHKDEFTIIPVLVGALSESKEQEFGKLFSKYLADHSNLFVVSPDFCHWGQRFRYSYYDESQGEIYRSIEHLDKMGMSIIEQLDPVSFSNYLKKYHNTICGRHPTGVLLNAITELQKNGMNVSFPFLNYAQSSQGRDWQDSSVSDAAGALTVH, from the coding sequence ATGGCCAACCGAGTGGTCTGCCGGGAAGCCAGCCACGCCGGGAGCTGGCACACAGCCTCAGGACCGCAGCTGAACGCCCAGCTAGAAGGTTGGCTTTCACAAGCACAGTCTACAGAAAGACCTGCTAGAGCCATTATCGCGCCCCATGCAGGGTCTACGTCCTGTGGGTCTTGTGCTGCTCATGCTTACAAACAAGTGGATCCATCTATCACCCGGAGAATTTTCATCCTTGGGCCTTCTCATCATGTGCCCCTCTCTCGATGTGCACTTTCCAGTGTGGATATATATAGAACACCTCTGTATGACCTTCGTATTGACCAAAAGATTTACGGAGAACTATGGAAGACAGGAATGTTTGAACGCATGTCTCTGCAGACAGATGAAGATGAACACAGTATTGAAATGCATTTGCCTTATACAGCTAAAGCCATGGAAAGCCATAAGGATGAGTTTACCATTATTCCTGTATTGGTTGGAGCTCTGAGTGAGTCAAAAGAACAGGAATTCGGAAAACTCTTCAGTAAATACCTAGCGGATCATAGTAATCTCTTTGTGGTTTCTCCTGATTTCTGCCATTGGGGTCAAAGGTTCCGTTACAGTTACTATGATGAATCCCAGGGGGAGATTTATAGATCCATTGAACATCTAGATAAAATGGGTATGAGTATTATAGAACAATTAGATCCTGTATCTTTTAGCAATTACTTGAAGAAATACCATAATACTATATGTGGAAGACATCCCACTGGGGTGTTATTAAATGCTATCACAGAGCTGCAGAAGAATGGAATGAATGTGAGCTTTCCCTTTTTGAATTATGCCCAGTCCAGCCAGGGTAGAGACTGGCAAGACAGTTCAGTGAGTGATGCAGCTGGAGCACTCACGGTTCACTGA